A genomic region of Mycobacterium senriense contains the following coding sequences:
- a CDS encoding oxygenase MpaB family protein: MSPAGYDAPPAPLGPDSLTWRYFGDWRGMLQGPWAGSMQNMHPQLGAAVIDHSTFFRERWPRLLRSLYPIGGVVFDGDRAPGTGAEVRDYHTDIKGVDEQGRRYHALNPDVFYWAHSTFFMGTIHVAERFCGGITEEQKRQLFDEHVEWYRMYGMSMRPVPASWEEFQVYWDHMCRNVLENNWAARAVLDLTELPKPPFAQWIPDPLWAAQRKLLAPFFVWLTVGLYDPPVRKLMGYRWSRRDEWLHRRFGDLVRAVFALVPPRFRKHPRARAGLDRASGRIPLDTPLVQTPARNLPPEDERGDPKHYCPMVS; encoded by the coding sequence GTGTCGCCGGCGGGGTACGACGCGCCGCCGGCACCGCTGGGACCCGACTCGCTGACCTGGCGATACTTCGGGGACTGGCGGGGCATGCTGCAGGGTCCGTGGGCGGGTTCGATGCAGAACATGCACCCGCAGCTGGGGGCGGCCGTCATCGATCACTCCACCTTCTTCCGCGAGCGCTGGCCACGCCTACTGCGTTCGTTGTATCCCATCGGGGGAGTCGTGTTCGACGGGGACCGCGCCCCGGGCACGGGTGCGGAGGTCCGCGACTACCACACCGACATCAAGGGCGTCGACGAACAGGGCCGGCGCTACCACGCGTTGAATCCCGACGTCTTCTACTGGGCGCACTCCACCTTCTTTATGGGCACCATCCATGTGGCGGAGCGATTCTGCGGCGGGATCACCGAGGAGCAGAAGCGTCAGCTGTTCGACGAACACGTGGAGTGGTACCGGATGTACGGCATGAGCATGCGGCCGGTGCCGGCTTCCTGGGAGGAATTCCAGGTCTACTGGGACCACATGTGTCGCAACGTGCTGGAGAACAACTGGGCGGCCCGGGCCGTGCTCGATCTGACCGAGCTGCCGAAACCCCCGTTCGCGCAATGGATTCCGGACCCATTATGGGCCGCGCAACGCAAACTGTTGGCGCCGTTCTTCGTCTGGCTGACGGTCGGCCTGTACGACCCACCGGTGCGGAAGCTGATGGGCTACCGCTGGTCACGCCGTGACGAGTGGCTGCATCGCCGCTTCGGCGACCTCGTCCGCGCCGTGTTCGCCCTGGTACCGCCCAGATTCCGCAAGCACCCGCGGGCCCGGGCCGGCTTGGACCGCGCCAGTGGCCGTATCCCGCTCGACACGCCCCTGGTGCAAACACCGGCGCGCAACCTGCCGCCCGAAGACGAGCGCGGCGACCCCAAGCATTACTGCCCGATGGTTTCCTGA
- a CDS encoding zinc transporter Slc39a7, whose protein sequence is MSEQHTHDEPHAHEHQHGDVTHDHAHTTHEHDHVEHEHSHAHADGTEHTHQHLHQAGLEEVHGHTHP, encoded by the coding sequence ATGAGCGAACAGCACACCCACGACGAGCCACACGCGCACGAGCACCAGCACGGCGATGTGACGCACGACCACGCGCACACGACCCACGAGCACGACCACGTCGAGCACGAACACTCGCACGCGCATGCGGACGGAACCGAACACACCCATCAGCACCTGCATCAGGCGGGCCTGGAAGAAGTTCACGGTCACACCCACCCATAG
- a CDS encoding ArsR/SmtB family transcription factor, translating to MHAGNGKGRLPDDQASLVVEVFRMLADATRVQVLWSLTDHEMSVNELAEHVGKPAPSVSQHLAKLRMARLVRTRREGTTIFYSLENEHVRQLVIDAVFNAEHAGPGVPGHHRRDSGLKAVAESSRPPSRQRSAGS from the coding sequence ATGCATGCAGGTAATGGCAAAGGCCGGTTGCCGGACGACCAGGCCAGCCTGGTGGTCGAGGTGTTCCGGATGCTGGCCGATGCCACTCGCGTGCAGGTGCTCTGGTCGTTGACCGACCACGAAATGTCGGTCAACGAACTCGCCGAGCACGTGGGCAAGCCGGCGCCGTCGGTTTCCCAGCACCTCGCGAAGTTGCGGATGGCACGCCTGGTCCGCACCCGCCGGGAGGGCACGACGATTTTCTACAGCCTGGAAAACGAGCACGTCCGTCAGCTCGTCATCGACGCCGTCTTCAACGCCGAGCACGCCGGGCCCGGGGTGCCCGGTCACCACCGCCGCGACAGCGGACTCAAGGCCGTCGCCGAGTCGTCCCGCCCGCCGAGCCGACAGCGCAGCGCCGGCTCCTGA
- a CDS encoding nucleoside deaminase has protein sequence MTDFAPRTIDLARRNVTEGGRPFATVIVQDGAVLAESPNKVAQTNDPTAHAEILAIREACVKLNTEHLVDATIYVLAHPCPMCLGSLYYCSPKEVVFLTTRESYEPYYLDDRKYFELSTFYEEFAKEWDQRRLPMRYEAKDDAVEVYRLWNERNGGRQSTVVPSA, from the coding sequence ATGACCGATTTCGCCCCGCGGACGATCGACCTGGCTCGCCGAAACGTGACCGAGGGTGGCCGCCCGTTCGCGACCGTCATCGTCCAGGACGGCGCGGTGCTGGCCGAGAGCCCCAACAAGGTGGCCCAGACGAACGATCCCACCGCCCACGCGGAAATCCTCGCGATCCGCGAGGCCTGCGTGAAGCTGAACACCGAGCACCTCGTCGACGCCACCATCTACGTGCTGGCCCATCCATGCCCGATGTGTCTGGGCTCGCTGTACTACTGCTCGCCCAAGGAGGTCGTCTTCCTGACCACCCGGGAAAGCTACGAGCCGTACTACCTGGATGACCGCAAGTACTTCGAGTTGTCCACGTTCTACGAAGAATTCGCGAAGGAATGGGACCAGCGACGCCTGCCCATGCGCTACGAGGCCAAAGACGACGCCGTGGAGGTCTACCGACTCTGGAACGAGCGCAACGGCGGCCGCCAGTCGACGGTGGTCCCGTCGGCGTGA
- a CDS encoding class I SAM-dependent methyltransferase — protein sequence MARAERDRWDLATSVGATATMVAAQRALSSDAKLIDDPYAAPLVRAVGIDVYVRLVNGEIAADGNTEFDPQRMAQGMACRTRFYDQFFLDATRNGIGQVVILASGLDSRAYRLPWPAGTVVYEVDMPEVIEFKTLTLGDLGAEPTAERRTVAIDLRDDWASALQAAGFDPQAPSAWSAEGLVVYLPDEAQDALFDNITTLSAPGSRLAFEFVPDTAVFADPRWRAHHDRMSELGFEIDFNDLVYHGQRSHIVDHLNRRGWQTSSQTIAELHAANGFVYADDDVAAAFADVTYSSAVLGR from the coding sequence ATGGCGCGCGCCGAACGTGATCGTTGGGACCTGGCGACGAGTGTCGGGGCAACGGCGACGATGGTGGCCGCTCAGCGGGCGCTGTCATCCGACGCGAAGTTGATCGACGACCCGTACGCCGCACCGCTGGTGCGCGCGGTCGGGATCGACGTCTACGTCCGGCTGGTCAACGGCGAAATCGCGGCCGACGGGAACACAGAGTTCGACCCGCAGCGGATGGCGCAGGGGATGGCCTGCCGAACCCGGTTCTACGACCAATTCTTTCTGGACGCGACCCGCAACGGCATCGGCCAGGTGGTGATTCTCGCCTCGGGCCTCGACTCCCGCGCCTACAGACTGCCCTGGCCGGCCGGGACGGTCGTCTACGAGGTCGACATGCCAGAAGTGATCGAATTCAAGACGCTGACGCTGGGCGACCTGGGAGCCGAGCCGACCGCCGAGCGCCGCACCGTCGCCATCGACCTGCGCGACGATTGGGCCTCGGCCCTGCAGGCGGCCGGATTCGATCCGCAGGCCCCGTCGGCGTGGAGCGCCGAAGGCCTGGTGGTGTACCTGCCCGACGAAGCTCAAGATGCGCTGTTCGACAACATCACGACCCTGAGTGCCCCCGGCAGCCGTCTCGCCTTCGAATTCGTGCCTGACACTGCCGTTTTCGCGGACCCGCGGTGGCGTGCGCACCACGACCGGATGAGCGAACTCGGGTTCGAGATCGACTTCAACGATCTCGTCTACCACGGCCAGCGCAGCCACATCGTCGACCATCTGAACCGGCGCGGCTGGCAGACCAGCTCCCAGACCATTGCGGAGCTGCATGCGGCCAACGGGTTTGTCTACGCCGACGACGACGTCGCGGCGGCCTTCGCCGATGTCACCTACAGCAGCGCGGTGCTCGGGCGATAA
- a CDS encoding tyrosine-type recombinase/integrase, with protein sequence MRAQVIGRTPRGVPNEWTVVNAEGLPDPMAAGYLNHLTNVEAPPTTRRAYAYDLAAYLTFLDVRQLSLDDVTNEVLGQFIRWLRAPEANVVAVSDVSAARARSTTNRALCAISSFYRYLGTGEPDAMGYRGYQRLRDSASIFRRADMGLLDNVGNARQHRERQRLGPRLAPSEGKLTILSVQQVHRILEACPTYQYRFFFTLAFTTGMRIGQILGLRHSDIDTRRRTVEIVPRDDNENGARAKTRRPHQLPITREVARLHTTYMHEEYGYIDSDYVFVSLSGKHLGEALTASTIYSAVDSIKRRTGLEGWTPHTLRHTYVTLQRRAGVPIDVISNLVTHANLQTTVDIYSHLSVEDLRNELIRAGAWETVA encoded by the coding sequence TTGCGGGCACAGGTGATCGGCAGGACGCCGCGCGGCGTTCCGAATGAGTGGACCGTCGTCAACGCCGAAGGGCTCCCCGACCCGATGGCTGCTGGCTACCTCAACCACCTCACGAATGTGGAAGCACCTCCGACGACGCGACGTGCGTACGCCTACGACCTCGCGGCCTATCTGACGTTCCTCGATGTCCGACAGCTCTCGCTGGATGACGTGACGAACGAGGTTCTGGGACAGTTCATCCGCTGGCTACGCGCGCCGGAAGCCAACGTTGTCGCTGTATCCGATGTGTCCGCAGCTCGCGCTCGGTCGACGACTAATCGTGCATTGTGTGCCATCTCAAGCTTCTACCGATATCTGGGAACGGGCGAGCCGGACGCTATGGGGTATCGGGGATATCAACGCCTCCGCGATTCTGCTTCGATCTTCCGGAGAGCCGACATGGGTCTTCTCGACAACGTCGGCAATGCACGCCAACACCGCGAGCGACAACGACTCGGACCTCGATTGGCGCCCAGCGAGGGGAAGCTGACAATCCTCAGCGTTCAGCAGGTGCACCGCATCTTGGAAGCATGCCCGACCTACCAGTACCGGTTTTTCTTCACGCTAGCGTTCACCACCGGCATGCGCATCGGACAAATCCTCGGCCTGCGCCACTCTGACATCGACACCCGTCGGCGAACCGTGGAAATCGTTCCACGTGACGACAATGAGAACGGTGCACGAGCCAAGACCCGGAGACCCCACCAATTGCCCATTACCCGTGAAGTTGCACGCCTCCACACGACCTATATGCATGAGGAGTACGGCTACATCGACAGCGATTATGTATTTGTCTCATTGTCCGGCAAGCACCTTGGCGAGGCTCTGACAGCCAGCACGATCTACAGCGCTGTCGATAGCATCAAGCGTCGTACGGGGCTCGAGGGCTGGACCCCGCATACCCTCCGGCATACCTACGTCACGCTGCAACGCCGCGCCGGTGTTCCTATCGACGTGATCAGCAACCTAGTCACGCACGCCAACCTGCAAACCACCGTCGATATTTACAGCCACCTATCGGTGGAAGATCTCCGTAACGAGCTCATCCGTGCCGGCGCTTGGGAGACCGTCGCGTGA
- a CDS encoding tyrosine-type recombinase/integrase has protein sequence MAKSLSVSLCRVHAAGLTESGADLDTFLRRTSSDSSLGRNRSRSGVSVCGIFDFGSVANATVRAELAYGLSRRAVPDTACGPALPEAFNKLVAALNNVAAESVLDLTDEQQDSVRASCGGRWTSARSLLNQTVREIRIARGDNDVRFRLGSRRGGSSRFSRHQEIAQPWLRDLVARWVQFRLNTEAASAQHIGQQEAMLVQFASWCAAKPISSPADFTRSLLVDWLGHVRILTNDKTESPISASYRAKFVTTVEQFIEVTRTEFDQRVPANARYLSGERPTRDIPQPRFLEPHVIETLRRPQNLERIKDPAHRLAITIMMNVGLRAGHTCALPFDCLRDLNSGDSTDKWALNFIDTKSKRNMMLPAAPTVATAIQTFQTAQLKRLAHPPELLFHNPKAYKTNQLAPEKLNITINRWVAELNLKESDGSPVKVTPHRFRHTFATEMLDKGVPIDVVSQLLGHRNLTSTQIYATVTDKRLRQEWEKSQIVNVRGDVIALPTGPEADAEWLLHRIGRAIQPLPNGYCGLPIQQTCPHANACLDDCDHFMTTKDFLPVLVEQRDTHARFVSKAELEGHLRIAEINRRPMENLNRIIRTVEGASNVES, from the coding sequence ATGGCGAAGAGCCTCAGCGTGAGCCTGTGCCGCGTCCATGCCGCCGGGCTGACCGAGTCGGGCGCCGACCTAGACACCTTCCTCCGCCGCACATCCAGCGACAGCAGCCTCGGTAGGAACAGATCCAGGTCCGGCGTTTCCGTTTGTGGCATCTTCGATTTCGGCTCGGTAGCCAACGCAACCGTTAGAGCTGAACTCGCATACGGGCTCAGCAGGCGGGCGGTCCCTGACACCGCGTGCGGGCCCGCACTCCCGGAAGCCTTCAACAAGCTTGTGGCGGCATTGAACAACGTGGCGGCCGAAAGCGTCCTCGACTTGACCGACGAGCAGCAAGATAGCGTCAGAGCATCGTGCGGTGGGCGATGGACGTCAGCTCGGTCACTGCTGAATCAAACTGTTCGCGAGATCCGCATCGCCCGGGGCGACAACGATGTGCGGTTCCGTCTCGGTTCCCGCCGGGGCGGCTCGTCACGATTCTCGCGGCACCAGGAGATCGCCCAGCCCTGGCTGCGGGACCTGGTGGCCCGATGGGTCCAATTTCGACTCAACACCGAGGCGGCGTCAGCCCAACACATCGGACAGCAAGAAGCGATGCTCGTCCAATTCGCGAGCTGGTGTGCAGCCAAGCCCATTTCGTCGCCCGCAGACTTCACAAGAAGCCTCCTCGTCGACTGGCTGGGCCATGTCCGAATCCTCACTAACGACAAGACCGAATCGCCGATCAGCGCAAGCTACCGGGCGAAGTTCGTCACCACGGTGGAACAGTTCATCGAGGTCACTCGCACCGAATTCGACCAACGGGTGCCGGCCAACGCGCGATACCTCAGCGGCGAAAGGCCAACACGCGACATTCCCCAGCCGCGGTTCCTGGAACCTCATGTCATCGAGACGCTCCGGCGGCCCCAGAACCTGGAGCGCATCAAGGACCCCGCCCACCGATTAGCGATCACGATCATGATGAATGTCGGTCTTCGCGCCGGCCATACATGCGCCCTCCCGTTCGACTGCCTCCGCGACCTCAACAGCGGTGACAGCACCGACAAATGGGCGCTCAACTTCATTGACACAAAGTCCAAACGCAACATGATGCTGCCCGCTGCACCCACCGTTGCTACCGCAATTCAGACCTTCCAGACCGCGCAGCTCAAACGTCTCGCTCACCCTCCAGAACTGCTCTTCCACAACCCGAAGGCATATAAGACCAACCAACTCGCACCCGAGAAGTTGAACATCACCATCAACCGCTGGGTGGCCGAACTCAATCTCAAAGAATCTGACGGATCACCGGTCAAGGTGACACCGCACCGGTTTCGACACACCTTCGCAACCGAGATGCTCGACAAAGGCGTCCCTATCGACGTGGTCTCCCAACTGCTCGGTCATCGAAACCTCACGAGCACGCAGATCTATGCCACGGTCACCGATAAGCGACTCCGCCAAGAGTGGGAAAAGTCCCAGATTGTCAACGTCCGTGGAGACGTCATCGCCCTGCCAACCGGCCCAGAAGCCGACGCCGAATGGCTACTTCACCGCATCGGTCGGGCCATCCAGCCGCTGCCGAACGGTTACTGCGGGCTGCCAATTCAGCAGACCTGTCCACACGCCAACGCCTGTCTTGACGACTGCGATCACTTCATGACCACCAAGGACTTCCTTCCCGTGCTGGTCGAACAACGCGACACCCACGCACGTTTTGTCAGCAAAGCTGAACTCGAAGGACACCTGCGGATCGCCGAAATCAACCGGCGGCCCATGGAAAACCTGAACCGAATCATCCGAACAGTGGAGGGCGCCAGCAATGTCGAGTCTTGA
- a CDS encoding DUF6262 family protein: protein MSSLEARIETLAAANLVRHNRKRQAVETALKSLRSERSRMTVSAVASRAQVSRNFVYGQPDLLREIQTAVAEQSDRLIRAQSTTSTEASLRRRLANALDALKENKRVIAQQQATIERLTGELSRRMTPGV, encoded by the coding sequence ATGTCGAGTCTTGAAGCCAGAATCGAGACACTCGCCGCTGCAAACCTTGTGCGCCACAACAGAAAACGTCAGGCCGTCGAGACAGCCCTCAAGTCCCTCCGAAGCGAAAGAAGCCGGATGACAGTGAGCGCGGTAGCCAGTCGCGCACAAGTTTCGCGCAACTTCGTCTACGGCCAACCCGACCTCCTCCGGGAGATCCAGACCGCCGTCGCCGAACAATCTGACCGATTGATCCGCGCTCAATCAACCACGTCCACCGAAGCAAGCCTGCGAAGGCGACTTGCCAACGCGCTGGACGCACTTAAGGAGAACAAACGCGTTATCGCCCAACAACAGGCGACTATTGAACGGCTTACCGGCGAACTCAGCCGGCGGATGACACCGGGCGTGTGA
- a CDS encoding TIGR00366 family protein, with protein MQAFTALCVRYVERLMPDPYLFAVILTVIVAVLVALLVRGASAGGMLKAWYGGVWGSQNIFTFAFQMVLILVTGYTLAEAPVLKRAIVYIAGKPRNQVQGALLCFGLSSALSLLNWGLGLVAGALIARQVAKRFTDAHFGYLIAAAFMGFIVWTQGLSSSIALANTDDGSPINVIHKMTGATVPLKLTIFEPYSWLSVIVVLALLALAIWRMQPTQGLPPDPAVFEDEDRSEAKAEGKRSFAEWLENQWILNVLVFAAGIAYFCLSGFALNIASMIMLFTITSALLHGTPIRFIRAFTGAAKVSGPLLLQYPLYGGLVALLGYAPPHAGGKAVPLQTLVAHGLVSGATQYTLPFLTFIGSLIISLFVPSGGGHWAVQGPIAVDSARAVGQTSPAYLGLMSMTVAVGEGVANMIQPFWLLPLLAIAKLNVRQVMGFTIVAFLIGLVVLGATTLIAPYMV; from the coding sequence ATCCAGGCTTTCACCGCACTCTGTGTCCGGTATGTCGAACGGCTGATGCCCGACCCCTACCTGTTCGCGGTCATCCTCACCGTCATCGTCGCCGTGCTGGTTGCGCTCTTGGTACGCGGCGCCTCGGCGGGCGGAATGCTCAAGGCGTGGTACGGGGGCGTGTGGGGATCGCAGAATATCTTCACTTTCGCGTTCCAGATGGTCTTGATCCTCGTGACCGGTTACACGCTCGCCGAGGCGCCGGTTCTCAAGCGGGCCATCGTCTACATCGCGGGCAAGCCGAGGAACCAGGTGCAGGGAGCCCTGCTCTGTTTCGGCTTGAGCTCCGCGCTCTCCCTGCTGAACTGGGGCCTCGGGTTGGTCGCAGGTGCGCTGATCGCGCGCCAGGTCGCGAAGCGCTTCACCGACGCACATTTCGGCTACCTCATCGCGGCTGCATTCATGGGCTTCATCGTTTGGACGCAGGGACTCTCGTCGTCGATCGCGCTGGCGAATACGGACGACGGCAGCCCAATCAATGTGATCCACAAGATGACTGGCGCCACGGTGCCGCTCAAGCTGACGATCTTTGAGCCCTACAGCTGGCTGTCGGTGATCGTCGTGCTGGCGCTGCTCGCGCTTGCGATCTGGCGCATGCAGCCGACGCAAGGCCTTCCGCCCGATCCCGCCGTGTTCGAGGACGAGGACCGTTCCGAGGCCAAGGCCGAGGGCAAGCGATCGTTCGCCGAATGGCTGGAAAATCAATGGATTCTCAACGTTCTCGTGTTCGCCGCGGGCATTGCCTACTTCTGCCTCAGCGGTTTCGCGCTGAACATCGCGTCGATGATCATGTTGTTCACGATCACGAGCGCGCTGCTGCACGGCACGCCGATCCGGTTCATCCGGGCATTTACCGGTGCCGCGAAGGTGTCTGGTCCGCTGCTGCTGCAGTACCCGCTCTACGGCGGTCTGGTTGCCCTGCTCGGCTATGCGCCCCCGCACGCCGGCGGCAAGGCCGTGCCCCTGCAGACGCTGGTGGCCCACGGGCTGGTGAGCGGCGCGACGCAGTACACGCTGCCGTTCCTGACCTTCATCGGCTCGTTGATCATCAGCTTGTTCGTGCCGTCCGGCGGCGGGCACTGGGCCGTGCAGGGCCCGATCGCGGTCGACTCGGCGCGCGCGGTCGGCCAGACCTCGCCGGCCTACCTCGGGTTGATGTCCATGACGGTCGCCGTCGGCGAAGGAGTCGCGAACATGATCCAGCCCTTCTGGCTGCTGCCCCTGCTTGCGATCGCGAAACTCAATGTCCGTCAGGTGATGGGCTTCACGATCGTGGCGTTCCTGATCGGGTTGGTGGTGTTGGGTGCCACCACTCTGATTGCGCCCTACATGGTTTGA
- a CDS encoding DUF5994 family protein yields MSYAVRTRRQATPIRLSVARRLGRDIDGAWWPRADRITNELPELVAVLTPLLGDVTSINVNWSSLQRPPDFNWPGWEGKRQHVMTVSGAHGCANLLIVSYATHSALALMVLRCAADLPVEGADRAKPAFLAAEAILRAAQQQCERSSGY; encoded by the coding sequence ATGAGCTATGCGGTCAGGACCCGGCGCCAGGCCACTCCCATCCGGCTGTCCGTTGCTCGCCGCCTCGGCCGCGATATCGACGGCGCGTGGTGGCCGCGTGCAGATCGCATCACCAATGAATTACCCGAGCTCGTTGCGGTCCTGACTCCGTTGCTCGGGGATGTCACTTCCATAAACGTGAACTGGTCATCGCTGCAGCGACCACCCGATTTCAACTGGCCGGGGTGGGAAGGCAAACGCCAGCACGTCATGACGGTGAGCGGCGCGCATGGTTGCGCGAACCTGCTGATCGTCTCCTACGCGACCCACAGTGCGTTGGCCCTGATGGTGCTGCGCTGCGCGGCAGACCTGCCCGTCGAGGGTGCCGACCGCGCCAAGCCCGCATTCCTTGCCGCGGAGGCGATCCTGCGGGCCGCACAACAACAATGTGAACGGTCTTCCGGCTACTAG
- the cspE gene encoding transcription antiterminator/RNA stability regulator CspE codes for MAQGTVKWFNGEKGFGFITPDDGAKDLFVHYSEIQGNGYRSLEENQRVQFEVEQGAKGPQAVGVTAV; via the coding sequence ATGGCACAGGGAACTGTGAAATGGTTCAACGGTGAAAAGGGCTTCGGCTTCATCACCCCTGACGACGGCGCGAAGGACCTCTTCGTCCACTACTCGGAGATCCAGGGAAACGGCTATCGCTCGCTCGAGGAGAACCAGCGTGTTCAGTTCGAGGTTGAGCAAGGAGCCAAAGGACCCCAGGCAGTAGGAGTCACGGCCGTCTAA
- a CDS encoding M15 family metallopeptidase: MPWASAGPDVPPVGDAARAAGFVDIRTVVPDAVLDLRYATTNNFTHTQLYPSDARCLVHQSMAPGLAAAAGALRPQGHLLVFWDCYRPHDVQVKMFNLVPNPAWVARPGPYAHSHESGRSVDVTFTTAQQPCSSGLHAGGLCLADMGTDFDDFTSRATAFNTQGISADAVANRAALRNAMNYGGLKAYSGEWWHFDGPGAGIDQPILDVPVD; this comes from the coding sequence ATGCCGTGGGCCTCGGCGGGCCCCGACGTGCCGCCGGTCGGCGACGCCGCGCGTGCCGCCGGCTTCGTGGACATCCGCACCGTCGTTCCCGACGCCGTGCTCGATCTGCGCTACGCGACCACGAACAACTTCACCCACACGCAGCTGTATCCGTCCGACGCCAGATGCCTTGTGCACCAATCGATGGCCCCCGGGCTGGCAGCCGCGGCCGGGGCATTGCGCCCGCAGGGCCACCTGCTGGTGTTCTGGGACTGCTATCGGCCGCACGACGTCCAGGTCAAGATGTTCAACCTGGTCCCCAATCCCGCATGGGTGGCACGCCCGGGCCCGTATGCGCACAGCCACGAGTCGGGGCGCTCGGTCGACGTGACCTTCACCACGGCGCAGCAGCCCTGCTCGTCCGGGCTGCATGCGGGCGGACTTTGCCTGGCCGACATGGGCACCGACTTCGACGACTTCACCTCTCGGGCAACCGCTTTCAACACCCAGGGCATCAGTGCTGACGCCGTGGCGAACCGGGCAGCGCTGCGGAACGCCATGAACTACGGCGGGCTGAAGGCGTATTCGGGGGAGTGGTGGCATTTCGACGGCCCGGGAGCCGGTATCGACCAACCGATTCTCGACGTGCCCGTCGACTAG
- a CDS encoding methyltransferase domain-containing protein encodes MSDEHRATYTHGHHESVLRSHQRRTAEDSAAYLLPHLKPGLSVLDVGCGPGTITADLAALVAPGSVTAVDQVADVLGVARAEIERRNLSNVSFATADVQNLEFPDDTFDVVHAHQVLQHVADPVAALREMRRVCAPGGIVAARDADYSGFVWYPEMPALDLWRDLYQRVARANRGEPDAGRRLLSWAQQAGFGDVTPTGSLWCYATPATRDWWGGMWADRILHSTVARDLVSLDLATTAQLEEVSAAWREWAAAPDGWIAVPHGEIICRA; translated from the coding sequence GTGAGCGACGAACATCGAGCGACCTACACGCACGGACACCACGAGTCGGTGTTGCGCTCGCATCAGCGGCGCACCGCCGAGGACTCCGCGGCCTATCTGCTGCCGCATCTGAAGCCGGGGCTGTCCGTGCTTGACGTCGGGTGTGGACCCGGCACCATCACTGCCGACCTGGCCGCCCTTGTTGCGCCCGGATCGGTCACCGCCGTCGACCAGGTCGCCGACGTTCTCGGCGTTGCCCGCGCCGAAATCGAGCGACGCAATCTGTCCAACGTCTCGTTCGCGACCGCCGACGTGCAGAACCTCGAGTTTCCTGACGACACTTTTGATGTCGTCCATGCGCATCAGGTGCTGCAGCACGTCGCCGATCCGGTCGCGGCCTTGCGGGAGATGCGGCGAGTGTGCGCGCCGGGCGGCATTGTGGCGGCCCGCGACGCCGACTACTCGGGGTTCGTCTGGTACCCCGAAATGCCGGCGCTCGACTTATGGCGAGACCTTTACCAGCGCGTCGCGCGCGCCAACCGCGGCGAGCCGGATGCGGGCCGGCGACTGCTGTCGTGGGCGCAGCAGGCGGGATTCGGCGACGTCACGCCCACGGGCAGCCTGTGGTGCTACGCCACGCCCGCGACGCGCGATTGGTGGGGCGGAATGTGGGCCGACCGAATTCTGCACTCCACCGTGGCGCGCGACCTGGTGAGTCTCGATCTGGCGACCACCGCACAACTCGAGGAGGTCTCCGCCGCGTGGCGGGAATGGGCCGCCGCGCCGGACGGCTGGATCGCGGTCCCGCACGGCGAAATCATCTGTCGCGCATAG